CAGACACACCTATGTGTTTCAGGTGGAGTGGTAAGCACTCTAATGGGGGTGCAACGAATTAAGGATACTCAGAAGAGTCAGGGATTCATTCTGCCCAGGGGGCCTAAAAGGTTTCCTGCAGAAGATGCTGTGCTAGGACTTGAAGGATGAGAAGGTCAAGAAGGCAGATGAACCCTTCTTCAACCCTTCACACAGCATTGCCAAGAGGCAGGAAAACGAAGGGACAGCGAGGGAGGGACGAAGGCCAGGAGGGGGCGCCCAACCATCTGGGCAGGGTCTCGGTGTAAAGGCTGGATGCAGATGCTGGGGAAAGACTCACAGCGCCCTGTCTCCGCCTCCCTAGGTCTCCTGGGTCGCCGtgacgctgctgctgctgctactactgCTGCCGCCCGCGTTGCTGTCGCCCGGGGCGGCAGCGCAGCCCCTGCCCGACTGCTGCCGCCAGAAGACATGCTCCTGCCGCCTCTACGAGCTGCTGCATGGTGCGGGCAATCACGCAGCTGGAATCCTCACGCTAGGCAAGCGACGGCCCGGCCCCCCAGGGCTGCAAGGCCGGCTGCAGCGCCTCCTACAGGCCAATGGCAACCACGCGGCCGGCATCCTGACCATGGGCCGCCGCGCAGGCGCAGACCCAGTGCCGCGCCTCTGTCCCGGGCGTCGTTGTCCCACTGTGGCCGCCACTTCTGTTGCTCCTGGGGAGCGGCCCGGGGTCTGAGCCGTTGCTCAGTCTATGTCCTGGTCCTGctctcttccctctgccctcttGGTGTCAGCCCCCAGAAAAAAGTTCAATAAAGACGAGTCTCAGTTACTGTGTCTGGTCTCTGTTCCTGTGTGGTAGAgtcctgccctccagggggcgtaAGAGTCTTGCGAACTATAAAGAGCCCGAGGGCCTAGAAACCTGGCTCTGGGGCACCTTACTTTGGGTGTCGTTGAACCCGAAACACTCTTAGATGGGGGGCTCCCAGAGCAAGGAACCGTGCAAGGCCCGGGGGTGCAGAAAGAACCACAGATGTGCATGCTTGGAGGGGAAGATGCGGGATACGTTCCTCGATACTCTGCTGTATCGGACCTTTAAGGACAGACacgagaggggagggagagcaagAAAGCCTGCGCAGGGGAGCCGAATGCGGCTGGGTAGGGTTGGAAGTAGAGCCggtggaaaaggcaaggaatatGAGGTTCAACATGAATCATCCAGAGTGACTGCAGCGTCTGCAGTGGCTGCAGGGTAGAGGTGTGGGGAGGAGTAAGGGACTGGATGGGAGATAGTTTGGCCATGCAGCCCAGATTTTAAAGATCCTCACAAGTCATCAGGCTTTGAGCTTTATTCTGTAGGTAGATGGGAGTCACGAGGTTTTATACTGAGATGGAGCAAGGTTTTCCTGTAACTTCAGCGGAACCCATCTGTTACGTGTTGAATTGTGCCCCATccccaaattcacatgttgaagttctaaccctTAAGCACTTCAGAATGTGGCCTTATCTGGAGGGTCGTTGCAGAtatagttaagatgaggtcatattgCAGTGGAGTGGGTGTCCATTGCAATATGactagtgcccttataaaaaggGGGAATTTGGACACAGAAATGCACGCAGGGAGGACCCGTGTGAACATGACAGCAGAGGCGGCTGATGCATCTAGAAGCCAAAGGATGACAATGATTGCCAGCAACCCACCAGGAGCAAGAAGAGAAGAATGAATCAGGTTTTCCATCACAGTTTTGAAAAGGAACCAAACTTGCCATCATCCCGAGCttggacttctggcttccagaactatgtgacAAGAAATTTCTGTTaagcacccagtttgtggtacctTGTTACAGGAGCCCTAGGGAACTAATATAACCcaaaagtagagagagaaagatatgtCACTTTTAAGCAATCTAAAATCCTGATAATGCTGGGCTCAGACTGGGGTGGGGGCACACAACTGGCTTGCTCTCTCCCAAGACCATCTTTCCATTCTCAATGGCTTTAACTGTTTTGTTTCAGGAAGCAATAACCCTAAGCCTCCACACTGTCCCTGTAATTTTCTGCTTCTGGAGTGAAAAAGTCCTATGTCTGCTCTCACCTGGGACCTTCTTGCTGCTGTACTGGTTAAGTCTTGGAGAAGTTGGAGTTCAAGGTCCACCAGGAAATCTTTGGAGATTTGCAGACTGATTCTGTCCACCTTGAAAGTGTCTTTCTCTGCCCCAAACTTGCTTCTAGCCTCTCCTCCACTTGAATGGCAGCAGAGAGGAGGAGTGTTAAATCAAGACCATTGGAAGAGGGAGAATGGGTAGAAAATTGCTCTCCAACATAGTTATTTTGTGCCAATGACATGCATTATGTCATTAAATTCTCACAACCGCACGAAGTAAAAATTTTAGGtattagctccattttacaggAGAGAAAAGTGAGGCTTTAAGAGGCCAAGTCACATATTTAGTAAATGGCAGAGCCTGGTTTCTATCCAACGGACTCCAAAGCTCGTTCTATCCACCCTGCTGGGCTAAGAGGCAGAATTTGGCAGTGTGAGTAATGCATTCTAGCAATTGAGTTTTTAGCCTTGTCTATCCCCAACCAGAAAAACTAGCCTCTTTAAACCCCTTGCCGTCTCACATGGGAGAGATCTAGGGGTGCTGCAAAATAGCCCAACTCCAGCAGATAGCACTGTGAACCAGGTACCATTCCCAGCGTGGGCGGAGAGTGGGGAAACCCGTGGGGCGGAGCCACAAGGGGAGCCAGAGAACCGCGCGTGGGCGTGGCCACCAGGAAGAGGCGTGCCTGACACTCAAGCCACGCCCCACCTCTTCGAGCCTCTGCTCTGGGTAGGCGTGTCCCAAATTCTCTCCTAGAAAGACTCGCGTGGGCCGCTCCCGTCCTGAAGGAGGGCCGCGGAGAGAGGTGCGGGTGTTGCTGCCGGCCCCTCCCTGTGCGGGGCACGTGGCGGGCACAGACCAAGCCCGGGAGAAAAAACCTGGACTCGTGGGAAAAAGAACCACTGGGGCGGCGCCGAGCCCAGCCGAAAGCTGAGGGGTTCGGAGCAGAGAGGCGGCGGCGGTtggaagcagagagggaggggaggag
The DNA window shown above is from Saccopteryx bilineata isolate mSacBil1 chromosome 2, mSacBil1_pri_phased_curated, whole genome shotgun sequence and carries:
- the HCRT gene encoding hypocretin neuropeptide precursor, yielding MNPSSTKVSWVAVTLLLLLLLLPPALLSPGAAAQPLPDCCRQKTCSCRLYELLHGAGNHAAGILTLGKRRPGPPGLQGRLQRLLQANGNHAAGILTMGRRAGADPVPRLCPGRRCPTVAATSVAPGERPGV